TACGATTTCTTCAGCCAAGCCTCTAGATTCTTCCATTTCAATTTGTTCCATGTAGGGAGCCAGTTCAGGGGGGTTAATGTCAGCTAACTTTTGTTTACCGAACCCCAAGCTATTTTTGACTTCTTTTATTACAGCTTTCAAATCTGGCCTTTTGGAAGCTTCGATAATAGCTTTAAGAGCCATTTCCCTTTGATGCAGGTTTTTATGGGCTTCAACCAACTCctttttcagtattttgaaTTTCTCTTCATAGCCAAGTTTAAGGTTTTGAATTGAGTAGGCTAGTTCTGCTTTAATGAATGTGTTAAAGACAACCGTAGCATCCACATCTACATCAGCTAATACGCTACCTTCTTTGGATTTAGCAACATCCGTTTCAGCTTTCTCTAGTTCTTTCCAGAACGCACTCTCTAACACCAACTTCCTGGTTAAGACATCAGCATAAACTATAGCCAAGCAATCTTTGTCACTCCTTTTAATGTGCTCTATGTCTTCCCATATCTCTGAAAGAGCTTCCAGCAGGTCAGACTTTGAAGTTTGTATTAACAACGCCATCTTGTTCAAAACTACTGCCTCAAAAGACAAGGTTTTGGCAAAGAGTTGCATCGCCTCTTTATCTATAGTCTCAGGGGTTTGATTTTGGGGCAACACTGGTGATTCCTCTTCCAACGACTTTTGTCCTTGTCGGATGCATAATGACGCATTGAACAAATCATTCTCTATCTCTGACAATGAGTGCAGCTGTGCATCAGTGGTATCATGACAGCCACTGAGAACGGCCCTTACTTTTTCTCTGCCATTTTCCACACACTCTAGGGCCTTGGTATAGTGCTTAATGGCAGTACCACTCTCAGTTCCACCACTAGTCTCTTTTTCTGGGCAAGGCTTCTTTTCTGTCATCTTCAGATCAGTTTCAGAGCCGTCCTCTGCTGGGGTGGATTGTTGCACTTCTAGATTCTGTGTGAGGTTTCTTAGCTTTTCTTCAGTGGCTAACAGTTTAGTTTCTAAAGCATGTATGATGGAAATAAACTTCTCTGGGTCATTAGTATGTGGGAATGTAATATCAGAGGGGAAGTTTCCTTCGGTTACTCCAATGTCTTCACTTTCACCCTGCTTAACTTTTTGTCCTTTGTCTATAAAACTACCGCTCAAATGGCTAGTGTCCAGACAGTCgaatgtgatgtatttttggCATTGAATATTGGAGAAGCGTATCCTTGGTCTTTTAGCTTGAGACTCCTTATCATCTGGGGAGCTGTCCATCTTGGATGTACTGTCAAGAGAAGCATCTGTGTTTGATGAGGATGGTGTTTTAATGTTTCCCTTCTTGCTCTGTTCAGAGATCTGCTGCCTTTCCAAGCACAGGTCAGCGTAGCCCAATTGCAGGGCGTTGAGGTGTTGCTCTAACTCTGCAATGCGGTCCTCTGCGACCACAAGCTTGGCTTGCAGATCTTTCTCAGCATTACACGGCCCAACTTTGTCTAAGAGGCTTTGACTCATTTGACAAAGAAGGTCCTCCTTAGCTTGCAGCTTCTGTTCAGTTTCCTCCAAGCTGTTGCCAAGGGCAGTCATTTTAACAAGGGCCTCTTTTAAGTCTTCTTCCTTGCGTTCCACCAGCCTCTCATACATTTCCTTGGTCTGTCGgatctcttcttctttttctctgagGAACTGGCTAATTTTCTGAAACTCTTGAGTAGCCCTCTCATACGAGTGCTCAAGAGTGTAGTAATCAGATTCTTCAGTTTCCAGACGATTGCGAAGCTTGTTCACCTCTCGGTCTGCTTCTGCAATCTGGTTGATAAGCTCCTGACAGCGGCAAGTGAGATGgcttttctcttcctccagccTACGCACACTTTCCCTCAGTGACTCAACCATGTCAGTCTTTTGCGCAAGCTGCTCTTGTAGCTTCAGCATTTCATCTCTGCAATCTTTACTTCCCGAAGCCTGCCTCCCTCTCAGCAAGGCTTCCACCTGCTGCTCAGCCTCCAACAGTCTGTTCTCTATTTCTTTACGAGCAGTTTCAGCTTCAGCTAATCGTCTACACAAattctgtctttccctctcaTGACTTTCTTGCATGCTATACTGCTCGTTCCTCAGGCGCTCCTCCTTCAGAGCCTGACCCTCTTCAGTAGCTATTAGTCGAGCAGTAACCTCCTGCAGCCTCTCCTGCAACCTCTGTATTTCTCTCATGTGGTCTCGTTGGAGGGCCTGCTGGCGCTCTAGTTGTCTAAGGGCCTGGTTTCTCTCCAAGAGACTGGCTTCGACTTCACGGAGTCTGTCTTCACTGTCCTTTAGCTGGGCTCGTAAGGTGGCCTCGCTCCGGCCATAttcctcttcttgttcttttgaGCGCTCCTGCTCTAGCTTGAGTTCATTCCGCATTCTGGCCACAGCTTGTTCGCTAGCTAAGATTTCGGCCATTGCAGATGCAAGTTTAGTCTGCAGAGCTTGAATATCGGCTTCATGGCGGTCAACGGCATCCTGGGCTTCAGTGTAACTTCTCTTTAACGACCGGATTTGCTGCTGAGCAAGGTCCTGCTTGCGTTTTTGGGACTCCAATTCTCCCTGCAAATCTTGATTAAGTTTGTGCAAGTGTTGCCATGGCACTTTGTGCGGCGAAGAGGAAGGGGTTGTTGCACTCTTGAAAAAGATTGATGAGACAGTTTCATTAATGACATGACTTTAGCTCCTTACCATATATGCGGAGAACCACATCTCGGAGGTTACCAGGAAAAtaagttttcttctttctttttcctctatCTTTCTTTACGTAAAAATATTTCGACAAGCTTCCACTGTGCTTTTTCAGAGGACACTTGGAAACGAAAAGTTCTGGTGAGTTCAACCCCACCCacgaaataaaacaaacaaaaagtaaaatgagtgACTACTACAGTGATTATAAAAATGAATACCAGACcaaacatgatgaaatgttgCTGTATAACTTAAAAGGACAcaatgtaaaaagaaacaaagacccAAATCAATTAGTTAAAACATGCAATTCTGAAACACAAAGCATTCAGAAATCAAGCTGGGAAAGGACACACACgtgaacagaaagaaaaagcacagcGCAAGGCTTCTTGATCAAGATTCTTACCTTAAGAATATCAGATCAAATCAGTTATTTTCCCAGGAGATGTGAAACTCCGTCAAAAACAGTTAGTGAAAACTCATGCTAAGAGCACCACAACCATGCGTATCAGTTTCAGAGAATAAGCACCCACACCTGTTAgtgcaattttttaaaaacagaacagtagCCACACTTAAGCTTATTGTGAACCAGTAGCCTGCATACAAAAATACAATCTAAGCAGAAATGTGTAGATGCACCAGATGTTTAACCAGTACATGTATAATGCTAACCTTAATGACATCTAGCTCAAGATATCTTTGtccaaatgtaaataaatattgtctTTGTACGTGGTGGGTATTTAAAACACCTACTAGCCAGCAAGCTGAAAAAGGTGAGTGTAGTACCTGCAGCACATAGCCCTCTCTGGCACTTTGTTCTCTTCCTAGTGCATCCTCCAGTTGCTCTTTTAAAAGGTTGTTCTGCTTCTGTAGTTTGTCCAGCTCCCTCTGCTTCTGTCCCaactgaacaaagacagaaaaaaatacaccaataaTGCATACTATCCAGACTGCAAGTATTTGTACATTTATAATTTCCTTTGGTTCTTCAGGTTCAccgttttcagtttgaaataataaactgaTGTGTTGTAAAGTATATAAACACACTAAAAGTTTCCTGGGCAGTCATGTGAGATCCTTAGCTTTGTCCTAAATGTAATTCTGTCTAGTCTCTTGAGTTGAGTTCCACGCCCATTTACATAGTCACCTGGGAAGAGttgctcttctctttttctttatatatcGTAGTAGTGCACAATTAACGCTGTATCATTTGCATTCTGTCTACCACAGTTGCTGACTACTTACTGATGTCCTTCCCATAAATCTTAAAGGATCAAAGTGTAGATGTTCCTTTCGTGACTGCATCTAGTGAAACTCTAGCCACATGAGCAGTGTTTGTGACTAAAGCTCCTGCCATCTGTACCttattttcctcttgtttctcAAAACAAAATCTGAATTAGGTGCAGAATTCTTATGCATGCCACAGAAAATGATAATCTGCTTAATTGTATGGGGCTGTGTAAACACACCTCTTTGTCTAGCAGCGCAGCAAGTTCATTTGCCGGCAATCTATCAGAGTTTACTGAAGCTGTGGTGATGGGCACTTGCTTCTCTTCTCTTAACGGTGTTGTCTCCACCTGATGCCATCGCTGTTCAATCTCCTCTTGAACGTCTGGAGGTCTGTTGTCCTTCTCTTCACTTGGAGGACACATAGCAGTAGGGTGGTCTACTTCCATCTTTCCTTGCTCTTGGCTTTCAGTTGTCGATGGTCGTACCGGCGGTGGAGCATTTAGCGTTGAAATTAcagtgacagtaacagtatttggCATGTGTGTCGCACTGGCTGTGCTGTGCGGAGAGATGCCCCTCCTAACATTCTCCTTTTCGGCTTCATCTGTCATAGAAGGTGGGTGAGCACCTGATATAGATGAGGTTAAGAGGGAGGAGGTAGAGACAGGAGAGGACGCtaatgatgaaggagaagaagagggagagcagTAGGAGGAGGTTGTGGAGAAAGATGAGCTGAGGTCAACTGTGTCTGCTCGTTCTTTTGCAGGCTTCTCCGTCTGTTGCATTTTGAACTCAGACCAGTCAAAGGTCTTTGAGCGGCCGTCTCGTCGGCGTTCGCGAACTCTGCTCTTACGTGGCTCAGAGGAAGCGGGAGCGACGTGGTTGCCAGCAGGCTGTCTGTGGACGTCAGTCTTAGGGACCTCAGGACCGGGGCTTGTCTCAGGGGTGGCCTGTGGACACGGCTCCAGCATCACATGACGTTTTATCGTCCCATCAGGCAGAGAtctgaatgaagaaaaacacaactaatgAAAAGATATATACAGGCAGCAAAATGTTTTTACTGACAAGCTACAAGCTACAAATAAAGCTTTGCTGGACAAAACACCACAACATttttggtaatgaagcttcaatTAAGCATGTACAGGGTTCTGCAGGGTTCAGTGACTTAAACGAAGACCATAATAGAACTTTTTGATGACAATTAGTGTGATCTAGAACTGGATAAGAAACATACAAcatatggatggatggacagatagATTAATTAGCTTCATGATCAGTTAATACAAGTCTTTGATCTCATTGTCTCACATTGGACAACATGTTTAGCAAGTTACTGTATGAACCACTTGTGGCAGTGCATGCTGGACATTTGAtggtgctgactgaaagaccACAAAGATCCAGTCTTCTGTTGCATACAACCCACTATCAAGtcaaatataaattttattttagataGCCCAATATCACAAATCCCTTTTCTGAGAGGAAAACATGGACAGATTAGGAAtcctaataaaaaaacatcatctcTTCGCTGCAAAACAAAAGATTACATACAAATTATTAATGTTGTACACTAAAATGATGACTGAagcagaattattattttttactttagaAGACCAGCAGACACCCTGATTTtagaaacatcaacatcagtGGAATGGATCCAAGTGAAAgcattaacacaaaaaaacatttataagGCACACTATGTGACTGTAAGCAGCTCGGGTGTTAATAGCCATGATCTGAACTAAGCCCAATGGCAGACGTCTGCATTTAGCCGCGATGTCAACGCAATTTCTATCGTCGCCGATGTTTAGAATGACACTGATGAGCACTGGCGCTCGTAGTGTTAAAGGGAATAATCCATGTTCACCACGACGTACAGAGGTGTCAGGATGTGTGAGGAGAAAATAAGAAGGGACGGAGCTCAGGAAGGAGAGAATGCTGTGTCTACTGAAATACCAAAAATACCAAACATTCTGCCCTCCGAGAAAGGTGCCTAAAACATAGACAATGTTGCACAAGATAAGGGAATGTATGAGGGTCAATGCTCAGCTTTgtagataataataaatacttcaGCAGTTAAATCATTCTCAGGTAAACTGCTGTTTGGAGATGTttccaaaaaaatcaaaaaaatctcAGTATTCATTCAAGGCTGTTGCTACTAGATGATTGACACCAGACGGTGGCACTGAGCAGATTAGAATTCACAGTTGTGAGTGTCACTACTTGGCATAACTGACGGGGGAGACATTACTCAATAATCACATGACACATGGCAGGACGACAAACACGCTGGGGCTGACATTGCTGAGCAATTACATCACTGTTCGAGGAGGGGGAGATATTTAACACACAAGCACTCCAACCTGGGCTTCAGAACGGATAGTTTCAGAGAGATGTTTTTCCTGGAAGCAGGTTGAAAATACAAGTTgaaggggaagagaaagaaagaaaaagagggtgAGGACGAGATAGGAattgagcttaaaaaaaaaaataaataaaaaaataaaaaaaggtgagAAGAGCAGTGGTTTTATCTGCCAGTGGTTTGTGTTAATCCTCGCTGGGGATTACCGGGTGACGTCGGGGGCAATAATGGGTCGCACGTTCTTCATGATGGCCTGAATCCAGTTGCGGCGTATTCCAGAGGTCATGGCCGACAGGGTGCTCGCTCCATCTTTACACTGAAAACATACAGGTGTTAAAATGACTGACAAGGTGACACAACATGCTGATTAAAATAACTTTCTGACGGCGTAAGAAAAACATGTTACCCAGTTTCTACGGGGGTCAAGGAAggacattattatttacaaaggtGGAAACATAAACAATGCAAGACCAGTGGAAAGATTTGGGAACGTATTTGCTCGTATAACACTTAGAAATTACAAAGACCAGTTGAATGGTATAAAGAGTGGTTTAAATGACTTTCAAAGACTTTTCAACTCTCTCAACACTAGCAATGACACTGAATCTTACAATACTtcttatattaatatataaaatcatCTGCAGAAGTAACACACTAATGTATAAAATTACACAGTATCACATTTCGATCAGAACTACTTCCTTGATCCAGCAGCTGAACTCTTTTTTTACACTCCTTGCGCTTGTTGTGTGTGAGGACACCACACTGATACCAGGTACTTCATTCTTGGGATTTAAAATCAGCTGAACATAGCAGCATAGCTAATGACAACAGCTCCGTCCAGTCTGACCATGGTGCTCTAAGAGCGGATATAAATACTGTAGTTATTAATTTCTTGACACCAAACCCACGGTGTTCTCAGCCAAAGAGACAAGGATCCTCCTCACTACTCTATTTCTGACCTCACCAGGAAAATGGCTGCAGGAGATACTtcacacaaatgtaaacaaaagaagagaacTTGTAGCCGTCGCTCTCCTTATACAGGATTAGTGCAGGGAGCTTATATCTATATGCAGCAGGAACAAAAGCACCAATGAAATCAAATAGGTCACACTGCAAGCAACTATATGTGTCCAAATAATATTTTGCCAACAACAAGTAGTAAAAATGTTTGATGGCCAAAGGAAATGATAGGAATGATATGATCTCATTCACAACAGGATCCATGCAGccttttttatacatacatgtatgttaCTGAGGATTTGTAGCCAAGGACATGAATGTGAATCTGAATGTGAGAGGTAAACATATTATGCAGGATGAAGGTTACATGCATTCATAGAGACAAGCAGGGAGACCTAAGGGCTGGCAACGGCCGAAGCAGATTTAGACCACTGTGATGTCAGCCTGTCACACAGAGATGACAAGTCAAGTGACATCCTTCATGACGGGCGAAGAATCGTTTCAGAAAGAGAAATGTTAAAACCTGATATGTAAAGTTACACCTCAAGGCTGTTTATAGACTGGCAGGAGACCACATAACTAAACTGTATAGACAATGAGTCTCATTTTTACTGGTGATTAATGACACACGGCAATTGTTGACACGAAGAATCAACACTCACGAGTATTTGGAAACCGTAGTTCCTCTGGACTGGAAACTCTTTGACATCATAACATGTGGAAAGGTCAATCTCCCCATCCATTTCTGAAGCCTAATAGAGACAGTCAAACAGAGCAATAACAGACTCAATCCCTTCTTAATTGTCTGCTTATTCAAAATAAGTGTTTAAATGAGCCTTACCTCCTCAGCTATCGAGTCCTTGTAGTACCTCAGACTCTGGTCTGTCAGGACAAACCAGTGCTTCTTCCACTAAGGGGGTCAAAAGAGACTATGCATAAATTCTGAAATTTCACCATTACCGTTCAGAATGAATCTATCGAGTAGAAGTAGACAATCACTAAATTGtacaattgaaaaaaataattaccaTTCCATCCTCATACAGCTTTGTCATCCATCCTTTTTTGAAGTTCAGCAGATCTGGCTGCAAAGAGGAGAGATCCAAGTGATGTAACGTTAAGTACACAACAAtatgaaacaattaaaacattaggcacattaaaacaaaagagggaAATAAAGTAAAGCATATTCTGTTGAAATATTTTGTCTCTAAAATGGAAGTCATCATTAGATGAGTTTTCGTGCCTGATGTAGTCAGAATATAACAGACATCTTGCTACACACGGCTGCATTTATGtgcatttgttgtcattttggtAGCCACCTCAGCACAAGAAGGGTAAGTACCAATAAGTGGCTCCAGCTACACAGACTGACTGGCGGGAGCTGGACGTTccctgtgaaacacaaactgccGTCCATCGAAACCAAGCTCAAGTCTGTTTATAGACTCTAAAGTAAACCGTTTGTCCCAAACCTGGCTTCCCCTCACTCAACAAtaccttgtttttgttgagcTTCATCAGGTGTGGTGTCATCGCCTGGCAGAGAGTCATTCTGATGGCTAACTGCCTTCACTTCATAAGCTGACtatctttctttcagtctgCCCTGGGGACATACACACGACTGCCGCTGCCTCTCTGCTGGCTATTTATAATCATCGGTAGCGGAGGCGGTAGCGGTGTGTacatgtgtacgtgtgtgtttgactgtgtggGGGGTTAGGCAGCTGCAGGTCAGTCACAGAGAGACCAACCACACGCCGACTGACTCAGCCCTGCAACTCTCTCCGACCTGACCAGAAGATACAACCTTAACTTGAAGGCTACTTTAAAAGGGACAGTTGGCAACAAAATCTAACATGCGTGATTTTCCTCTGGCCTGTAGTGCTGCACATCTAGATTGTTTTGGTGCAAGTTGCATAAGTTCAGAGATATCGGCCATAGAGAGTTCTGTTTCATCTTAAATAAAAGACCTGGATGGCATTCAGCTTGTAATAATCAAAGCGTTAAATACATTGAGATGTGTTTGCAAGAAAATTGGGTAAATTCATGGATGTACCCACCTACCTAAATACACTCATCAACCAAATCACAGCACAGAAGGGTGAATCTACCCACGTCATCACTTGTTAGCACCAGCAGTAGCAACCCCCGCTTCCGTGTGAGCTCGCCCTACATCCATCTGGTACAATTCTTCTTCTATTGTGATTCAAATAACCATGTTTGAGCAAGCTCTTGCTCATAGTCTGACATTACCAGCTACAGAAGGACAGTCATTTACATCCGCCTCATGTTTCACACGAACTGTTCTCACAGCATGTGAAGCGACATGCGTCTCATTGCACAATAGAAAtcatgtaaattatttatttttgctattaCATTATAACTTAGACTTTAGTATAGACGAAGTTAttgaaaaatgcattaaataaaaaagcctGGGTCATCAGTGCAGTGAAATGGGGTTAAATCTCAAGTTCGGTGCTTCTTGAAGGGACTTGATAATTTTATAGCCCACAGTCTATGCTTCTATTGTCTTTGGCATCTAAGAAGTACTGCGAGCGCTCACCGTCATTGAGGACTCTGTGACTCTGCGGTCCAATGACTTGGCTCTTCTTAAGTTGACTAAACTGGAGCTGGACACATCAGGGACTGAACGGTCCTTTCCTGAATCCAGTGACATCtcctaaaaatataaatcttaCATTAGAAATTCAAGTCATCTGTGTTAAACTCAGTGAACAATAAACAGGGAAACATGTTATGTGGTTTCATTTAATTGATGTAGAGAAGAGCATACATGTTTGTTAGGCAGATAGCGTCTCTCGCTGCGGCCTTGTCTCTGGATTAGCACTGTATTAGCTGAGGGTTCATTGGAGCCGCTTGTGTCCATACGCTCAACATACTGACCATCCTCGAACCGGCCGATGATTTGAGACCGCCTAGGAGACACACAGTGACTATACTTATTAATACATGTCATTGTTTCACTAAGCATTACAGTCAAACAATGAGCAAAATAGCAAGATAATTCTTTGAAAACATGTTCAGCATACCAAAAACAGATTCATTATTCAAAAGTATTATCATGATGCAGCAGAATCTGAtacaaaaagcataaaaacaagcATGGTATGAAATCAAATCTGACTCAATCAATTTGAAGAAGTCTGGGGGGACTGTGTGCATATTGGATGCTTTGGACAAAAGTCTTTTCCAAAGTAAACAATatgcaaaacaaagaagagTAAATGCCCCCAATGAGATACAcccaagaataaagagtggtgTTATATGATCA
This window of the Mugil cephalus isolate CIBA_MC_2020 chromosome 16, CIBA_Mcephalus_1.1, whole genome shotgun sequence genome carries:
- the si:ch73-103b11.2 gene encoding centromere-associated protein E isoform X6, with amino-acid sequence MTLCQAMTPHLMKLNKNKPDLLNFKKGWMTKLYEDGMWKKHWFVLTDQSLRYYKDSIAEEASEMDGEIDLSTCYDVKEFPVQRNYGFQILCKDGASTLSAMTSGIRRNWIQAIMKNVRPIIAPDVTRKNISLKLSVLKPRSLPDGTIKRHVMLEPCPQATPETSPGPEVPKTDVHRQPAGNHVAPASSEPRKSRVRERRRDGRSKTFDWSEFKMQQTEKPAKERADTVDLSSSFSTTSSYCSPSSSPSSLASSPVSTSSLLTSSISGAHPPSMTDEAEKENVRRGISPHSTASATHMPNTVTVTVISTLNAPPPVRPSTTESQEQGKMEVDHPTAMCPPSEEKDNRPPDVQEEIEQRWHQVETTPLREEKQVPITTASVNSDRLPANELAALLDKELGQKQRELDKLQKQNNLLKEQLEDALGREQSAREGYVLQSATTPSSSPHKVPWQHLHKLNQDLQGELESQKRKQDLAQQQIRSLKRSYTEAQDAVDRHEADIQALQTKLASAMAEILASEQAVARMRNELKLEQERSKEQEEEYGRSEATLRAQLKDSEDRLREVEASLLERNQALRQLERQQALQRDHMREIQRLQERLQEVTARLIATEEGQALKEERLRNEQYSMQESHERERQNLCRRLAEAETARKEIENRLLEAEQQVEALLRGRQASGSKDCRDEMLKLQEQLAQKTDMVESLRESVRRLEEEKSHLTCRCQELINQIAEADREVNKLRNRLETEESDYYTLEHSYERATQEFQKISQFLREKEEEIRQTKEMYERLVERKEEDLKEALVKMTALGNSLEETEQKLQAKEDLLCQMSQSLLDKVGPCNAEKDLQAKLVVAEDRIAELEQHLNALQLGYADLCLERQQISEQSKKGNIKTPSSSNTDASLDSTSKMDSSPDDKESQAKRPRIRFSNIQCQKYITFDCLDTSHLSGSFIDKGQKVKQGESEDIGVTEGNFPSDITFPHTNDPEKFISIIHALETKLLATEEKLRNLTQNLEVQQSTPAEDGSETDLKMTEKKPCPEKETSGGTESGTAIKHYTKALECVENGREKVRAVLSGCHDTTDAQLHSLSEIENDLFNASLCIRQGQKSLEEESPVLPQNQTPETIDKEAMQLFAKTLSFEAVVLNKMALLIQTSKSDLLEALSEIWEDIEHIKRSDKDCLAIVYADVLTRKLVLESAFWKELEKAETDVAKSKEGSVLADVDVDATVVFNTFIKAELAYSIQNLKLGYEEKFKILKKELVEAHKNLHQREMALKAIIEASKRPDLKAVIKEVKNSLGFGKQKLADINPPELAPYMEQIEMEESRGLAEEIVDRHLAGEMPSCGVDSVESLQNAHDNLANELQRQAAVLHKYAQEIEHGGNLPGLSKMIHVLLGHQTSHNFTSTSICMREALIQAQVAYVACRLRALHEQDLGWCKRTSQNMDALVQQHAHNVTAIQEKYESSLQEERLNFTQTVASLHRENQTLKSEISKRVNQLSQQQEQVVILEKHYQKEAEELKQRHEKELSQVEQGRASTELALMETAADSQRKLEVLLVDMDSIEEQHECHVRKLEEQFEQRICELQHIHREEIEKLHSQYVENVKHAKECQPDKTSPEISDLPHCDEVSTPMEEEEQGKGEDAHNMSEVDSMLVLKDRIQELETQMNSMRDELENKHLEGDVASLREKYQRDFESLKATCERGFAAMEETHQKVIEDLQRQHQREISKLMEERERLLAEETAATIAAIEAMKNAHKEELEKNQRSQLSGLNSDIDELRLEYEEELQSIHRELEVLSEQYSQKCLENAHLAQALEAERQALRQCQRENQELNAHNQELNNRLTTEITRMRSCFSGETALSPLTQGKDVYELEVLLRIKESEIQYLKQEIHSLKDELQSALRDKKYATDKYKDIYTELSIVKAKADCDISKLKEKLLIATEALGERTVDGTVTSGYDIMKSKSNPDFLKKERSSASRQLRGLRSKSLKEGLTVQERMKLFEAKDSRKI
- the si:ch73-103b11.2 gene encoding centromere-associated protein E isoform X2, which encodes MSFKENPCRKFQANIFNKSKCQNCFKPRESHLLNDEDLNQAKPIYGGWLLLAPEGTNFDNPLHRSRKWQRRFFILYEHGLLRYALDEMPSTLPQGTINMNQCSDVIDGESRTGQKNSLCILTPEKEHFIRAECKEIINGWQEALTVYPRTNKQNQKKKRKVDPPTHQGGVTPSQCFSTEDMNGHPEPGPAKVTVTSSSSGGSIPCLPSSIASAERVPMSRATLWQEESRWSRATIPCSRSASCLSQLSQSQPDSSITTQDDGGTASTGRKVRVESGYFSLEKTKSEPSPQSEHQPQPPQHLPLSSSASSSSLGPPSSRYNSESEPQTSPNQPSQDPLPSPGALVSPSYSTISSSQSSLDSEPSGTTPTWEGRSGGGGSTSSVSAGGGGRVGRSGREYTTLSDVPRARRLSYREAFRSEKKRQELRARTRSPGREEVARLFGEERRRSQIIGRFEDGQYVERMDTSGSNEPSANTVLIQRQGRSERRYLPNKHEMSLDSGKDRSVPDVSSSSLVNLRRAKSLDRRVTESSMTPDLLNFKKGWMTKLYEDGMWKKHWFVLTDQSLRYYKDSIAEEASEMDGEIDLSTCYDVKEFPVQRNYGFQILCKDGASTLSAMTSGIRRNWIQAIMKNVRPIIAPDVTRSLPDGTIKRHVMLEPCPQATPETSPGPEVPKTDVHRQPAGNHVAPASSEPRKSRVRERRRDGRSKTFDWSEFKMQQTEKPAKERADTVDLSSSFSTTSSYCSPSSSPSSLASSPVSTSSLLTSSISGAHPPSMTDEAEKENVRRGISPHSTASATHMPNTVTVTVISTLNAPPPVRPSTTESQEQGKMEVDHPTAMCPPSEEKDNRPPDVQEEIEQRWHQVETTPLREEKQVPITTASVNSDRLPANELAALLDKELGQKQRELDKLQKQNNLLKEQLEDALGREQSAREGYVLQSATTPSSSPHKVPWQHLHKLNQDLQGELESQKRKQDLAQQQIRSLKRSYTEAQDAVDRHEADIQALQTKLASAMAEILASEQAVARMRNELKLEQERSKEQEEEYGRSEATLRAQLKDSEDRLREVEASLLERNQALRQLERQQALQRDHMREIQRLQERLQEVTARLIATEEGQALKEERLRNEQYSMQESHERERQNLCRRLAEAETARKEIENRLLEAEQQVEALLRGRQASGSKDCRDEMLKLQEQLAQKTDMVESLRESVRRLEEEKSHLTCRCQELINQIAEADREVNKLRNRLETEESDYYTLEHSYERATQEFQKISQFLREKEEEIRQTKEMYERLVERKEEDLKEALVKMTALGNSLEETEQKLQAKEDLLCQMSQSLLDKVGPCNAEKDLQAKLVVAEDRIAELEQHLNALQLGYADLCLERQQISEQSKKGNIKTPSSSNTDASLDSTSKMDSSPDDKESQAKRPRIRFSNIQCQKYITFDCLDTSHLSGSFIDKGQKVKQGESEDIGVTEGNFPSDITFPHTNDPEKFISIIHALETKLLATEEKLRNLTQNLEVQQSTPAEDGSETDLKMTEKKPCPEKETSGGTESGTAIKHYTKALECVENGREKVRAVLSGCHDTTDAQLHSLSEIENDLFNASLCIRQGQKSLEEESPVLPQNQTPETIDKEAMQLFAKTLSFEAVVLNKMALLIQTSKSDLLEALSEIWEDIEHIKRSDKDCLAIVYADVLTRKLVLESAFWKELEKAETDVAKSKEGSVLADVDVDATVVFNTFIKAELAYSIQNLKLGYEEKFKILKKELVEAHKNLHQREMALKAIIEASKRPDLKAVIKEVKNSLGFGKQKLADINPPELAPYMEQIEMEESRGLAEEIVDRHLAGEMPSCGVDSVESLQNAHDNLANELQRQAAVLHKYAQEIEHGGNLPGLSKMIHVLLGHQTSHNFTSTSICMREALIQAQVAYVACRLRALHEQDLGWCKRTSQNMDALVQQHAHNVTAIQEKYESSLQEERLNFTQTVASLHRENQTLKSEISKRVNQLSQQQEQVVILEKHYQKEAEELKQRHEKELSQVEQGRASTELALMETAADSQRKLEVLLVDMDSIEEQHECHVRKLEEQFEQRICELQHIHREEIEKLHSQYVENVKHAKECQPDKTSPEISDLPHCDEVSTPMEEEEQGKGEDAHNMSEVDSMLVLKDRIQELETQMNSMRDELENKHLEGDVASLREKYQRDFESLKATCERGFAAMEETHQKVIEDLQRQHQREISKLMEERERLLAEETAATIAAIEAMKNAHKEELEKNQRSQLSGLNSDIDELRLEYEEELQSIHRELEVLSEQYSQKCLENAHLAQALEAERQALRQCQRENQELNAHNQELNNRLTTEITRMRSCFSGETALSPLTQGKDVYELEVLLRIKESEIQYLKQEIHSLKDELQSALRDKKYATDKYKDIYTELSIVKAKADCDISKLKEKLLIATEALGERTVDGTVTSGYDIMKSKSNPDFLKKERSSASRQLRGLRSKSLKEGLTVQERMKLFEAKDSRKI